Proteins encoded by one window of Chryseobacterium foetidum:
- a CDS encoding glycosyltransferase, with translation MFSQKPTLSIIVAIFNRKDELFELLNSLNAQTDKDFEIIIVDDGSLMDLKPTVHQFEDILNIKYFKKENSGPGLSRNYGSKRAANDWLIFVDSDVIVEKDYIENIKKDILEIPCDAFGGADKAHKGFNLMQKAISYSMTSVFTTGGIRGNKKAVSKFQPRSFNMGVKKEVFEKVGGFSEMRIGEDPDLSMTLWENGFSTAFFDNIAVYHKRRVDFGKFSKQVYQFGCARPILNQRHPNYVKISFAFPSLFLLGYILGFIEYFFLKGGIILSFYGLYTFMVLIHALIVTKNIAIAGMAVISTYIQMFSYGYGFLKSWILLNVLKKKPEEAFPKHFHKS, from the coding sequence ATGTTCAGTCAAAAACCAACCCTTTCTATTATTGTCGCAATTTTCAACCGAAAAGATGAACTTTTCGAGCTTCTTAATTCTTTAAATGCCCAAACTGATAAAGATTTTGAGATCATTATTGTAGACGACGGTTCTTTGATGGATTTAAAACCGACAGTTCATCAGTTTGAAGATATTTTGAATATTAAATATTTCAAAAAAGAAAATTCCGGACCGGGTCTGTCGAGAAATTACGGTTCTAAAAGAGCTGCAAATGACTGGTTGATTTTTGTAGACAGTGACGTGATTGTGGAGAAAGATTATATTGAAAATATTAAAAAGGATATTCTCGAAATTCCTTGCGATGCCTTTGGTGGTGCAGATAAAGCACATAAAGGTTTTAATCTGATGCAGAAAGCGATTTCCTATTCTATGACTTCTGTTTTTACTACAGGAGGAATCAGAGGGAATAAAAAAGCGGTTTCAAAATTTCAACCCAGAAGTTTTAATATGGGTGTAAAAAAAGAGGTTTTTGAAAAGGTCGGAGGTTTTTCAGAGATGAGAATCGGCGAAGATCCTGATTTATCGATGACGCTTTGGGAAAACGGTTTTTCTACAGCATTTTTCGATAATATTGCTGTTTATCACAAACGCAGGGTTGATTTTGGTAAATTCTCAAAACAAGTATATCAGTTCGGTTGTGCAAGGCCCATCCTGAATCAAAGACATCCAAATTATGTGAAAATTTCTTTTGCATTTCCCAGTTTATTTCTGTTAGGATATATTTTAGGATTTATTGAATATTTCTTTTTAAAAGGTGGAATTATCCTCTCTTTTTACGGGCTATACACCTTTATGGTTTTAATTCATGCCTTAATTGTTACTAAAAATATAGCAATCGCTGGAATGGCCGTCATCTCTACCTATATTCAGATGTTTTCTTACGGATACGGGTTTTTAAAATCCTGGATTTTGCTTAATGTTTTGAAAAAGAAACCTGAGGAAGCTTTTCCGAAACATTTTCATAAAAGTTAA
- a CDS encoding bestrophin family protein — translation MITTKYVNYKKVFNLSGFHLIIISCWCTLIAVLFHVYHWDWMIIPWVPVALIGTAEAFLVGFKNNQAYDRLWEARKVWGGIVNTSRSFAAMVYAFDTNDENVGKFDLEERRKKIVHRHIAWLYAFREQSLIPAEWEHIKDEEDKIKNTDLKRNRLIRAGFSDYGRTPIFLNKYLSEEECELQSHYKNFATYLVAQQGKDINDLKNMNAISDFNQMQLQDCLTEFYTLQGQAERIKKFPLPRQFASTAFIFNIIFIMLLPLGLVSEFSKLGDWGIWASIPFCITIGWIYIIMELVGDYSENPFEGLMFDIPMLSICRTIEIDLLQMTGETELPDPITSKNGIIV, via the coding sequence ATGATCACCACAAAATACGTCAACTATAAAAAGGTATTCAACTTATCAGGATTTCATCTAATCATCATTTCGTGTTGGTGTACATTAATTGCCGTACTTTTTCATGTTTATCACTGGGACTGGATGATTATTCCGTGGGTTCCTGTGGCATTAATAGGTACTGCAGAGGCTTTTCTGGTAGGTTTTAAAAACAATCAGGCGTATGACAGACTCTGGGAAGCGAGAAAAGTCTGGGGTGGAATCGTAAATACCAGCCGCTCATTTGCTGCGATGGTGTATGCTTTCGATACCAATGATGAAAACGTTGGGAAGTTTGATCTGGAAGAACGCAGAAAAAAAATCGTACACCGCCATATTGCGTGGCTTTATGCCTTCCGTGAGCAAAGTCTGATCCCTGCAGAATGGGAACACATTAAAGATGAGGAAGACAAAATCAAAAATACAGATCTGAAACGGAACAGACTGATAAGAGCCGGATTTTCTGATTACGGCAGAACACCTATTTTTCTGAACAAATATTTATCTGAAGAAGAATGTGAACTGCAGTCTCACTACAAAAATTTTGCAACTTACCTTGTTGCCCAGCAGGGAAAAGATATCAATGACCTTAAAAATATGAACGCCATCTCAGACTTCAATCAGATGCAGCTGCAGGATTGTCTCACTGAGTTTTATACGTTGCAGGGACAGGCAGAAAGAATCAAAAAATTCCCGTTGCCAAGACAGTTTGCAAGTACTGCATTTATTTTTAACATTATTTTTATCATGCTTCTTCCTTTGGGTCTAGTAAGTGAATTTTCAAAGCTTGGTGACTGGGGAATCTGGGCTTCCATCCCATTTTGTATCACGATTGGATGGATTTACATCATTATGGAACTCGTTGGAGACTACTCAGAAAACCCTTTTGAAGGTTTAATGTTTGATATACCGATGCTGTCTATTTGCAGAACAATTGAAATAGACCTTCTTCAAATGACCGGCGAGACAGAACTGCCGGATCCAATTACATCTAAAAACGGAATTATAGTTTAA
- a CDS encoding alpha-ketoacid dehydrogenase subunit alpha/beta — MENTLHEKVSQDILLKAYNHMMLAKAMADIYEENRNVCKYVHSTSRGHEAIQLATAYQLKKEDWVSPYYRDESILLGIGYEPYQLMLQLLAKADDPFSGGRSYYSHPSSRNENMPKMIHQSSATGMQTIPTTGVAQGIKYIEDFELQEFENNPVVVCSLGDNSVTEGEVSEALQFAALHQLPIIFLVQDNDWGISVTKEEARTVDAYDFVAGFEGLGRMRVDGTDFVQSFEVMKKAVDFVRSERKPLVVCAKTVLIGHHTSGVRREFYRDEEDLTKHRAKDPGNILRNHLLESGTDEELLKQITKKARLEAEEAFERAQKAEDPKPETVMQHIFAPTTITEEVGTREPEGGEKIVMVDAAIHAIQEIMWKHPEALLYGQDVGERIGGVFRETVTLGKKFGSKRVFNTAIQEAYIIGSTTGMSAVGLKPIVEVQFADYIYPGINQLITEISKSNYLSNGKFPVSNIIRVPIGAYGGGGPYHSGSVESILANIKGIKIAYPSNAADFKGLLKAAYYDPNPVVMLEHKGLYWSKVPGTEDAKAIEPAEDYILPFGKGKIVIEADENEVKKGNTVVVITYGMGVYWAKEAVKNFGGKVEVIDLRTIIPLDEELVFERVKAHGKCIVLTEEQLNNSFAEAFAHRISKNCFKHLDAPVETMGSLDTPAVPINLILEKEMLPNAEKLTKKIDEMLKY; from the coding sequence ATGGAAAATACACTTCACGAAAAAGTTTCACAGGATATTTTACTTAAAGCTTACAACCACATGATGCTTGCCAAAGCAATGGCAGATATCTATGAGGAAAACAGAAATGTTTGTAAATACGTACACAGTACTTCGAGAGGGCACGAAGCCATTCAGTTGGCGACGGCTTATCAGTTGAAAAAAGAAGACTGGGTGTCTCCGTATTACAGAGATGAAAGTATTTTGCTGGGAATTGGTTATGAGCCTTATCAGTTGATGCTTCAATTGTTGGCGAAAGCTGATGATCCTTTTTCGGGAGGAAGATCGTATTATTCTCACCCTTCGAGCAGAAACGAAAACATGCCGAAAATGATTCACCAAAGTTCGGCGACCGGAATGCAAACCATTCCTACAACGGGAGTTGCACAGGGAATCAAATATATTGAGGATTTTGAACTGCAAGAGTTTGAAAACAATCCCGTAGTCGTTTGTAGTTTAGGAGACAATTCCGTAACGGAAGGCGAAGTGAGTGAAGCACTTCAGTTTGCAGCATTGCACCAATTGCCCATCATTTTCTTAGTTCAGGATAACGATTGGGGAATTTCCGTAACCAAAGAAGAAGCGAGAACTGTAGATGCCTACGATTTTGTGGCAGGCTTTGAAGGTTTAGGAAGAATGCGAGTAGACGGTACCGACTTCGTTCAAAGTTTTGAAGTGATGAAAAAAGCTGTTGATTTTGTAAGAAGCGAGAGAAAACCTTTGGTTGTTTGCGCAAAAACAGTTTTAATTGGTCATCATACTTCAGGCGTTCGAAGAGAATTCTACAGAGACGAGGAAGATTTAACCAAACACAGAGCAAAAGATCCGGGAAATATCCTTAGAAATCATTTGCTGGAATCTGGTACAGACGAAGAATTATTAAAACAAATCACAAAAAAGGCAAGACTGGAAGCTGAAGAAGCCTTCGAAAGAGCTCAAAAAGCCGAAGATCCAAAGCCCGAAACTGTGATGCAGCATATTTTCGCACCGACTACGATTACAGAAGAGGTGGGAACCCGCGAACCTGAAGGAGGCGAGAAAATCGTGATGGTGGATGCAGCAATTCATGCCATTCAGGAGATTATGTGGAAGCATCCTGAAGCTTTATTGTACGGACAGGATGTTGGGGAAAGAATTGGCGGTGTTTTCCGTGAGACGGTAACATTAGGAAAGAAATTCGGAAGCAAAAGGGTTTTCAATACGGCAATCCAGGAAGCTTACATCATCGGTTCTACAACGGGAATGAGTGCGGTTGGTTTGAAACCAATTGTTGAAGTTCAGTTTGCGGATTATATTTATCCCGGAATCAATCAGTTGATTACCGAGATTTCAAAATCAAATTATTTAAGCAACGGGAAATTTCCTGTCAGCAATATCATCAGGGTTCCGATTGGAGCTTACGGCGGTGGCGGACCGTACCACAGTGGAAGTGTTGAAAGTATTTTAGCCAATATTAAAGGAATTAAAATTGCTTATCCAAGCAACGCAGCTGATTTTAAAGGTTTACTGAAAGCTGCTTATTACGACCCGAATCCGGTTGTGATGCTGGAGCACAAAGGTTTGTACTGGAGCAAAGTTCCGGGAACTGAAGATGCCAAAGCCATCGAGCCGGCAGAAGATTATATTTTACCTTTCGGAAAAGGAAAAATCGTCATTGAAGCTGATGAAAATGAAGTTAAAAAAGGAAACACTGTTGTCGTAATCACTTACGGAATGGGGGTTTACTGGGCAAAAGAAGCTGTAAAAAACTTCGGTGGTAAAGTGGAAGTCATTGATTTAAGAACCATCATTCCTCTGGATGAAGAATTGGTTTTTGAAAGAGTAAAAGCACACGGAAAATGTATTGTTTTAACAGAGGAACAACTGAATAATTCCTTCGCTGAAGCTTTCGCACACAGGATTTCTAAAAACTGTTTTAAACATCTTGATGCTCCTGTCGAAACCATGGGATCGCTGGATACTCCCGCAGTTCCGATTAATTTAATTTTAGAAAAGGAAATGCTTCCGAATGCTGAAAAACTCACTAAGAAAATCGACGAAATGTTGAAATATTAA
- a CDS encoding S8 family peptidase produces MKKHLLLVSILGLSLLSAQKNKRLNTEFERQNIDNNKKFDAYILKRYGNDRSPEVLKEIEIQRSTLAGFDFSGPYFLEQGDLRQLQNSNSDLLNTAGNVTGLTGAFNGENIKYTIFDGGRIYEAHTAFDNIPNRITNKEATTQAYSDHATGVGSFVGGKSVNLSTGTPPNQVLVGNAKGVAISSTMDSYMFSTTTLPGTTSPSSVFQKILIAEPLISNHSYGVNSGWTETYANNTYASFTYNGFKSGNSFYDYQGTYNTNDHNYDYIAYNNPAYIIVKSSGNYYNLGPTGKNSTAPKYYNTGSGPVAFTATDVIPQNNCALGFDCIGQGSLAKNIIVVGATDIITTNNNRYTTASDVVHSSYSSAGPRDDGGIKPDISTVGTNVYYAATSAAGSVTWAGGSGTSFSAPIVTGIIGLWTQINKQLFNNALLNAASAKVLMVHSASEAGNIGPDPHFGWGFINAKKGAELLVGKSNGTVIFNDETLISGTANTKTVKASGSEPLKVTISWLDPRYVPNYQVVNDVFNNRSSKLINDIDLRLIDTTDNTIYYPWKLNSNAPMTPATKGDNLVDNVEQVVIDAPVAGRSYRIEITNKGILVDDNGGNAPSNYSIMVSGYTEVLGVQDVKKTANEIIISPTLTKDFVKIFKAPSRSTFNLYDFTGKILQSGKINGSEVSVDLSSYSNGVYIIEVKTGKDVITKKVIKE; encoded by the coding sequence ATGAAAAAACACCTACTTTTGGTCAGCATATTAGGATTATCTTTATTAAGTGCACAAAAGAATAAGCGTTTGAATACTGAGTTTGAAAGACAGAATATTGATAATAATAAAAAATTTGATGCTTATATTTTAAAGCGCTACGGAAATGACAGATCTCCTGAAGTTTTAAAAGAGATCGAAATTCAAAGAAGTACTTTAGCCGGTTTTGACTTTTCCGGACCTTATTTTCTTGAACAAGGAGATCTTAGGCAGCTTCAGAATTCCAATTCTGATTTACTCAATACAGCGGGCAATGTTACAGGTTTAACCGGTGCTTTCAACGGTGAAAATATCAAATACACTATTTTTGATGGTGGTAGAATATACGAAGCTCATACAGCATTTGATAATATTCCAAATAGAATCACAAATAAAGAAGCAACCACACAAGCATATTCTGATCACGCAACGGGTGTAGGAAGTTTTGTCGGTGGAAAATCAGTAAATCTCTCTACTGGAACTCCACCTAATCAGGTTTTGGTGGGAAATGCGAAAGGTGTCGCCATCAGCTCTACGATGGACAGTTACATGTTCAGTACGACAACTCTTCCCGGAACCACATCTCCAAGTTCTGTTTTCCAAAAGATATTGATTGCAGAACCCCTAATTTCAAACCACTCTTACGGTGTAAATTCAGGCTGGACAGAAACTTATGCAAATAATACCTATGCTTCTTTTACATATAACGGATTTAAATCAGGGAATAGTTTTTATGATTATCAGGGAACTTACAATACGAATGATCACAACTATGATTATATTGCATACAATAATCCTGCTTATATTATCGTAAAATCTTCCGGCAACTATTACAATCTGGGACCCACCGGAAAAAATTCCACAGCTCCAAAATATTATAATACTGGAAGCGGTCCGGTTGCATTTACCGCGACGGACGTAATCCCTCAAAACAATTGCGCTTTGGGATTTGACTGTATTGGCCAGGGTTCTTTGGCTAAAAATATTATTGTTGTTGGTGCCACAGATATCATAACAACGAATAACAATCGTTATACAACAGCGAGTGATGTTGTTCATTCAAGTTATAGTAGTGCAGGACCTCGTGATGACGGTGGTATAAAACCTGACATTTCCACAGTAGGCACCAATGTTTATTATGCTGCCACATCTGCTGCAGGAAGTGTGACGTGGGCTGGCGGAAGCGGAACTTCATTTTCAGCTCCCATTGTTACTGGAATTATCGGTTTGTGGACACAGATAAACAAGCAACTATTCAATAATGCTTTATTGAACGCTGCATCAGCTAAAGTTTTAATGGTACATTCAGCATCAGAAGCAGGAAATATCGGTCCTGATCCTCATTTTGGATGGGGTTTTATAAATGCTAAAAAGGGAGCCGAGCTATTGGTTGGCAAATCTAACGGAACTGTAATTTTCAATGATGAAACTTTAATAAGTGGAACTGCAAACACAAAGACTGTTAAAGCATCAGGTTCAGAACCATTGAAGGTGACAATCAGCTGGCTCGATCCAAGATATGTTCCAAATTATCAGGTTGTTAATGATGTCTTCAACAACAGATCTTCAAAATTAATTAATGATATAGATTTAAGACTGATTGACACTACAGATAATACAATCTATTATCCCTGGAAATTGAATTCCAATGCTCCAATGACGCCTGCAACTAAGGGAGACAACTTGGTTGATAACGTGGAACAGGTTGTGATTGACGCTCCTGTTGCCGGCAGAAGTTACAGAATTGAAATTACAAACAAAGGAATATTAGTAGATGATAATGGCGGAAATGCACCATCTAATTATTCAATAATGGTTTCAGGATATACTGAAGTCCTGGGCGTACAGGATGTCAAAAAAACAGCTAATGAAATCATTATTTCTCCCACTTTAACGAAGGATTTCGTTAAGATATTTAAAGCACCTTCAAGGTCAACTTTTAATCTTTATGATTTTACCGGTAAAATACTTCAAAGCGGTAAAATCAACGGTAGTGAAGTTTCTGTTGATCTTTCATCGTACAGCAATGGCGTTTACATTATTGAAGTAAAAACAGGAAAAGATGTCATTACAAAAAAAGTCATCAAAGAATAA
- the dnaE gene encoding DNA polymerase III subunit alpha, whose product MYLVFDTETTGLPKNFNAPLSDSDNWPRMVQIAWQLHDDNGQLIENQDYIIKPEDYDIPFNAARIHGITTKIANEEGRDLEEILNEFAKVLERVRVVSGHNVEFDYNIVGAEFFRKNIKDNLQEKPKADTMILGTDYCQLGGGRGGKYKSPKLEELYEKLYGHKFDEAHNAAADVNATAQVFFEMMRIGIIPAEVLKTSEDQLAYFKTLHPNPIKPFGIIIRRQVADFNNKKKQSDVGSIDDIDLGRYFNFDNKSVFSTLTATSSINDLIKKATDENFPAVGMVDLGNMMGAFKFVSAVESANGDRSKKHKEFLAKKQEAEENGTEFNETEPVSEPLIPVVGCEFYISDRYEQKQFTKDDPDRRTQVVLLAKDFNGYKNLAKLSSIGFLKGFYFGVPRISREVIAEYKEGLIALTSGINGDIPDAILNTGEQKGEELFRWWKDTFEDDFYVQIQNHKLPEEEHLNDVLLHFADKYDVKILAQNQTYYTNKDDSNIQDIVSCIKDGEKLSTPVGKGFGKRRGLAAGEYYIKNAHEIKEAFLNYPDAFDAYEEFTAKFSPYTLKRDVLLPKFDIPEQFIHAEDEIDGGKRGEMAYLTHLTYEGAKKRYVETGITPEIKERLDFELEVVANTGYPGYFLIVQDFCNEARKMGVWVGPGRGSAAGSAVAYCTGITNVDPIKYDLLFERFLNPERISMPDIDIDFDDEGRDKIIKWVVEKYGKNQVAQIITYSVLGGKSAIKDAGRVLDLPIPDTNNIAKLIPPSPGMNIAKALSKYDKLKPEDQQLVDEMKYVLNTPDDARHDVLASAKKMEGCIRNTGIHACGVIITPEDVSNLVPVTIAAKDADILVSQFDNSVAESAGLLKMDFLGLRTLTIIKDALKLVKARHGIDIDPDLIPLEDAKTYQLFKEGRTVGIFQYESPGMQKYMRELKPTVFADLIAMNALYRPGPIKYIPNFINRKHGIEEIVYDLPETEEYLKETYGITVYQEQVMLLSQKLANFTKGEADTLRKAMGKKQIEVLNKMYPKFIEGGRKNNLDEGPLEKIWNDWKAFAEYAFNKSHSTCYAFIAYQTAYLKANYPAEYMASVMSNNINNTESITMFMEDCKSMGVDVLGPDVNESHYKFSVNEKGQIRFGLGAIKGIGEGPSEGITKERANGRFKNIYDFFERILPSQMNKRVAESLVVAGAFDELDSFHRGQYFDIDMAGRTNLERLIRYGQSFQESKNEMENSLFADFAEEVQIEQPKLAPCPEWPNMHKLNKEKETIGFYLSAHPLDEFKFQYQFMQGSLSKKAVLEKDEEAKVVTDEVPILEKDSVDEVADLIEIVSDDIVAGEEEEIIEEVTKKAEPKGVFGFLNLDEVDAYKEIAFANKQEELFEEKKKDWKTIQKERENGGGGKEYTVAGLITEYVVKDGFRSGEKVAFLTLEDYSGSYSFRLGDRDYMKLKEKLEVQRFVILKIKFAQVKDGRVFVNVNDVIELQEAFEKFAKSISLVMDVMDFRPEDLSFFKNLLERNPGNQKLKFYIKDVDDDLNVQQIEVQSARHQVNLNGDLIKNIQLMNKYEFYLN is encoded by the coding sequence ATGTATTTAGTTTTTGACACCGAAACCACAGGTTTACCGAAGAATTTCAACGCGCCGCTTTCAGATTCAGACAACTGGCCAAGAATGGTTCAGATTGCGTGGCAGCTGCATGATGATAATGGGCAGTTGATTGAAAATCAGGATTATATTATTAAACCGGAAGATTACGATATTCCCTTTAACGCCGCAAGAATTCACGGAATTACCACAAAGATTGCCAATGAAGAAGGTCGTGATCTTGAAGAAATTTTAAACGAATTTGCCAAAGTTTTAGAACGAGTAAGGGTTGTTTCCGGACACAATGTGGAGTTTGATTACAATATCGTCGGAGCTGAATTTTTCAGGAAAAATATAAAGGACAATCTTCAGGAAAAGCCGAAAGCCGATACAATGATTCTCGGAACAGATTACTGTCAGCTTGGAGGTGGAAGAGGAGGAAAATACAAGTCTCCGAAACTGGAAGAATTGTATGAGAAACTGTACGGTCATAAATTTGATGAAGCGCACAATGCAGCAGCCGACGTTAATGCAACGGCTCAGGTTTTCTTTGAAATGATGCGTATCGGGATTATTCCGGCTGAGGTTTTAAAAACTTCGGAAGATCAGTTAGCGTATTTTAAAACCTTGCATCCCAATCCGATCAAACCTTTTGGAATTATTATCAGAAGGCAGGTTGCAGATTTTAACAATAAGAAAAAACAATCCGATGTCGGAAGTATTGATGACATCGATTTAGGAAGATATTTCAATTTTGATAACAAAAGTGTTTTCTCAACGCTGACGGCGACTTCCAGCATTAATGATTTAATTAAAAAAGCAACAGACGAAAATTTTCCTGCAGTCGGCATGGTCGATTTGGGAAATATGATGGGAGCTTTTAAATTTGTTTCGGCAGTTGAAAGTGCAAATGGCGACCGTTCAAAAAAACATAAGGAATTTTTAGCCAAAAAACAGGAAGCAGAAGAAAACGGAACAGAATTTAATGAAACTGAACCCGTTTCAGAACCTTTGATTCCTGTTGTAGGCTGTGAATTTTATATTTCAGACCGCTACGAGCAAAAACAGTTTACCAAAGACGATCCGGACAGAAGAACGCAGGTTGTTTTGCTGGCAAAAGATTTTAACGGATATAAAAATTTAGCCAAACTTTCAAGTATTGGTTTTCTGAAAGGATTTTATTTCGGAGTTCCAAGAATCAGCCGTGAAGTGATCGCTGAATATAAAGAAGGATTAATCGCTTTAACTTCCGGTATCAACGGAGATATTCCTGATGCTATTTTAAACACAGGTGAACAGAAAGGTGAGGAGCTTTTCAGATGGTGGAAAGATACTTTTGAGGATGATTTTTATGTTCAGATTCAAAACCATAAACTGCCTGAAGAAGAGCATTTGAATGATGTTCTGTTGCATTTTGCAGATAAATATGATGTTAAAATTTTAGCTCAGAATCAGACTTATTATACCAATAAAGACGACTCGAATATTCAGGATATTGTAAGCTGTATTAAAGATGGTGAAAAACTGTCAACGCCCGTCGGTAAAGGCTTCGGAAAGAGAAGAGGTTTGGCTGCGGGAGAGTATTACATTAAAAATGCACATGAAATTAAAGAAGCTTTTCTAAATTATCCCGATGCTTTTGACGCTTACGAAGAATTTACGGCAAAATTCAGTCCTTATACTTTAAAAAGAGATGTTCTACTACCTAAATTTGATATTCCAGAACAGTTTATTCATGCTGAGGACGAAATTGATGGCGGAAAACGCGGTGAAATGGCATATCTCACGCATTTAACTTATGAAGGAGCCAAAAAAAGATATGTTGAAACCGGAATTACGCCTGAAATAAAGGAACGTCTGGATTTCGAACTTGAAGTCGTTGCCAACACCGGTTATCCCGGCTACTTTTTGATTGTGCAGGATTTCTGCAACGAAGCCCGTAAAATGGGCGTTTGGGTTGGTCCGGGACGTGGTTCTGCGGCAGGTTCGGCAGTTGCATACTGTACGGGAATTACCAATGTGGATCCCATTAAATATGATTTGCTTTTCGAGAGATTTCTGAATCCTGAAAGGATTTCCATGCCCGATATTGATATCGATTTTGACGATGAAGGTCGTGATAAAATCATCAAATGGGTTGTAGAAAAATATGGTAAAAATCAGGTGGCTCAAATTATTACTTATTCGGTTTTAGGTGGAAAATCCGCTATTAAAGATGCAGGGAGGGTTTTGGATTTACCAATTCCGGATACGAATAATATTGCGAAACTCATTCCGCCAAGTCCGGGGATGAATATTGCCAAAGCTCTATCTAAATATGATAAACTGAAGCCTGAAGATCAGCAGCTCGTCGACGAGATGAAGTATGTTCTGAACACACCGGATGATGCCCGCCACGACGTTTTGGCAAGTGCCAAAAAAATGGAAGGCTGCATCAGGAATACCGGAATTCATGCCTGCGGTGTAATTATTACGCCTGAAGATGTGAGTAATCTTGTTCCGGTGACGATTGCTGCGAAAGACGCAGATATTTTGGTGTCGCAATTTGATAACTCAGTGGCAGAAAGTGCCGGACTTTTGAAGATGGACTTTTTGGGTCTGAGAACTTTAACTATTATTAAAGATGCTTTAAAATTAGTCAAAGCCAGACACGGAATTGATATCGATCCGGATTTAATTCCACTCGAAGATGCTAAAACGTATCAGTTATTTAAAGAAGGAAGAACAGTCGGGATTTTTCAGTATGAAAGTCCGGGAATGCAGAAGTACATGCGCGAGCTGAAGCCTACGGTTTTTGCTGATTTAATTGCCATGAACGCCCTGTACAGACCGGGACCGATTAAATATATTCCAAATTTTATCAATAGAAAACATGGTATCGAAGAAATTGTTTACGATTTACCCGAAACCGAAGAGTATTTAAAGGAAACCTACGGAATCACCGTGTATCAGGAGCAGGTAATGCTTTTATCTCAAAAATTAGCCAATTTCACAAAAGGTGAAGCCGATACTTTGAGAAAAGCAATGGGTAAGAAGCAGATTGAAGTTCTGAACAAAATGTACCCAAAATTCATTGAAGGCGGAAGAAAAAATAACCTCGATGAAGGCCCTCTCGAAAAAATCTGGAACGACTGGAAAGCCTTTGCTGAATATGCTTTCAACAAATCTCACTCTACCTGTTATGCGTTTATTGCTTATCAGACAGCCTATTTAAAAGCCAATTATCCGGCAGAATATATGGCAAGTGTGATGAGCAACAATATCAACAATACCGAATCGATTACCATGTTTATGGAAGACTGTAAAAGTATGGGCGTCGACGTTTTGGGTCCTGATGTAAATGAATCTCATTACAAATTTTCGGTGAACGAAAAAGGTCAGATCCGTTTTGGATTGGGGGCAATCAAAGGAATAGGTGAAGGGCCAAGCGAGGGGATTACTAAAGAAAGAGCCAACGGAAGATTTAAAAATATTTATGATTTCTTCGAAAGAATTCTGCCTTCTCAAATGAACAAAAGAGTGGCGGAAAGTTTAGTGGTTGCGGGAGCGTTTGATGAGTTGGATTCCTTTCACAGAGGTCAGTATTTTGATATTGATATGGCGGGAAGAACCAATCTGGAAAGATTAATTAGATACGGACAAAGCTTTCAGGAAAGTAAAAATGAGATGGAAAATTCTCTTTTTGCAGATTTTGCAGAGGAAGTTCAGATTGAGCAGCCAAAACTCGCGCCTTGTCCGGAGTGGCCGAATATGCACAAACTGAATAAGGAAAAAGAGACCATTGGCTTCTATCTTTCTGCGCATCCGCTGGATGAATTTAAGTTTCAATATCAGTTTATGCAGGGAAGTTTGTCTAAAAAAGCAGTTTTGGAAAAAGACGAAGAAGCAAAAGTAGTTACCGATGAAGTTCCGATTCTTGAAAAAGATTCGGTAGACGAAGTGGCAGATTTAATTGAAATTGTTTCTGATGATATTGTTGCAGGTGAAGAAGAGGAAATCATTGAAGAAGTGACCAAAAAAGCTGAGCCCAAAGGTGTTTTCGGATTTTTAAATCTTGATGAAGTTGATGCTTATAAAGAGATTGCGTTCGCCAATAAGCAGGAGGAACTGTTTGAAGAAAAGAAAAAAGACTGGAAAACCATTCAGAAAGAAAGAGAAAACGGCGGTGGCGGCAAAGAATATACCGTTGCCGGTTTAATTACAGAATATGTTGTGAAAGACGGTTTCAGAAGCGGTGAGAAAGTGGCATTTCTAACTTTGGAAGATTATTCAGGATCCTATTCTTTCAGGTTAGGGGATAGGGATTATATGAAATTAAAAGAAAAGCTTGAAGTTCAGCGTTTTGTTATTTTAAAGATAAAATTTGCACAAGTAAAAGATGGGCGGGTTTTTGTGAATGTAAATGATGTGATTGAATTGCAGGAAGCTTTTGAAAAATTTGCCAAAAGTATTTCTCTGGTGATGGATGTGATGGATTTCCGCCCTGAAGATTTGAGTTTCTTTAAAAATTTATTAGAAAGAAATCCGGGAAATCAAAAGTTGAAATTTTATATAAAAGATGTGGATGATGATTTAAATGTTCAGCAAATTGAAGTTCAGTCGGCAAGACATCAGGTCAATTTAAACGGGGATTTAATAAAAAATATTCAGTTGATGAATAAATATGAGTTTTATCTCAATTAA